The Thioalkalivibrio sulfidiphilus HL-EbGr7 genome includes the window TCGACGTGCGCTTCCGGGTGGAAGATGAGCTGGACCTGTTGCGCCGCTGCGCCCTGGACGGTGACGGCGAGGGTCCCATCTCCGTGGTCATCTGGACCACCACCCCCTGGACCCTGCCCGCCAACCAGGCGGTGTGCCTGCACCCGGAGCTCTCCTATGCCCTGGTGCGGGTGGGTGACGAGCGCCTGCTGCTGGCCGAGGAACTGGTGGAACCGGCCATGAAGCGCTACGGCTTCAGCGACGCCCGTATCATCGGCCGCTGCCAGGGCGCCGCCCTCGAAGGTGCCCTACTGCACCACCCCTTCCTCGACCGCCAGGTACCCGTGATCCTGGGCGAGCACGTGACCCTGGAGGCCGGCACCGGCTGTGTGCACACCGCCCCCGGCCACGGCCAGGACGACTACATCGTCGGCCTGCGCTACGGACTGGCCGTGGACAACCCGGTGGGCCCCGACGGCAAGTTCCTGCCCGGTACCGAGTTCTTCGCCGGCGAGTCGGTGCACCAGGCCAATGGCCACGTGATCGAGGTGCTGCGCGAACGCGGCGCCCTGGTGCTGGCCGAGAAGCTGCGCCACAGCTATCCCCACTGCTGGCGCCACAAGACCCCGATCATCTTCCGCGCCACCCCCCAGTGGTTCATCAGCATGGAGCAGGCGGAACTGCGCGAGCAGGCGCTCAAGGCTATTCAGCAGGTGCAGTGGGTGCCCCAGTGGGGCCAGGCGCGCATCGAGGGCATGGTCTCGGGACGCCCCGACTGGTGCATCTCGCGCCAGCGCAACTGGGGCGTGCCCATCCCCCTGTTCGTGCACCTGGAGACCGGCCGCCTGCACCCGGACACCCCCGCGCTCATCGAGGCGGTGGCCCAGCGCATCGAGGCGCAGGGCATCGAGGCCTGGTTCTCCCTGGACCCGCAAGAACTGCTTGGCAAGGACGCTGCCGCTTACCAGAAGGTCAGCGACACCCTGGACGTGTGGTTCGATTCCGGCGTGACCCACGCCACGGTCACCGACAAGCGCGCCGAGCTGGGCCTGCCCGCCGACCTGTACCTGGAAGGCTCCGACCAGCACCGCGGCTGGTTCCAGTCCTCCCTGCTCACGTCGGTCGCCATGCGCGGCACTGCCCCCTACAAGGCGGTGCTCACCCACGGCTTCACCGTGGACGCCCAGGGGCAGAAGATGTCCAAGTCCAAGGGCAACGTGGTCGCACCGCAGAAGGTGGTGGACACCCTGGGCGCCGACATCCTGCGTCTCTGGGTGGCGGCCACCGACTACAGCGCCGAGATGGCGGTCTCCGACGAGATCTTGAAGCGCACCGCGGACGCCTACCGGCGCATGCGCAACACCGCCCGCTTCCTGCTGGCCAATCTCACCGGCTTCGACCCCGCCCGGGACATGCTCGCGCCCGGGCAGATGCTGCCGCTGGACCGCTGGGCCGTGGACCAGGCGCTGAAGGTGCAGCAGAAGGTGACCGGCGCCTACGAGCAGTACCAGTTCCACCAGATCTACCAGCGAGTGCACAACTTCTGCTCCGTGGAACTGGGCAGTTTTTACCTGGACGTGATCAAGGACCGACAGTACACCACGAAGGCCGACAGCATCGCCCGGCGCTCCGCCCAGACCGCCATGTACCACATCATCGAGGCCATGGTGCGCTGGCTGGCCCCGATCCTCTCCTTCACCGCCGAGGAGATCTGGCAGGAGATCCCCGGCGAGCGCAACGAATCCGTGCTGTTCAACACCTGGTACCAGGGCCTGTTCGCCCTGGACGCATCCGAGCCCATGAACGAGGCCTTCTGGGCCACGCTCCTGGACGTGCGCCAGGCCGTGAACCGGGAGATGGAGAAGCTGCGCGCCGCCAAGGCCAGCTCACTGGATGCCGAGGTGGATCTCTACTGCGAACCGGCCCTGGCCGAGACCCTGGAGGGTCTGGGCGAGGAACTGCGCTTCGTGCTCATCACCTCCTATGCCCGAGTGCACGGCGCCGCCAGCCGCCCGGACGACGCGGTGGAGACACCGCTGGAGGACGGCACCAGCCTCTGGACCCGCGTGACCCGCAGCGAACACGCCAAGTGCCCGCGCTGCTGGCACCACCGGGAGGACATCGGCGCCAGCAGCGATCACCCGGAACTGTGCGGGCGCTGCGTGGAGAACGTGGCCGGTGACGGCGAGCAGCGGCGCTTTGCCTAGAGAAATTAATGGACAGGATGAAAGACTGGGGCGAAAGACAAAACCCTGGACAGGATTAACATGATTTACAGGATTAAAAAGCCTTTAAGAAATAATCTTGTAAATCATGTTAATCCTGTCTGATCCTTTTGCTCTCGGGTCTTTATCCTGTTCATCCTGTCCATTCCGATTCCGAGTACCCCCATGCTGAAATGGTTATGGCTTTCCGCCGCGGTGATCGTCCTGGACCAGATCACGAAATACGTGGCCGAACGCTCGCTGGTGCTCTATGCCCCGGTGGAGATCACCCCATTCTTCAACTTCACCCTGGTCTACAACCCCGGCGCCGCCTTCAGCTTCCTGGGTGACGCCTCCGGCTGGCAGCGCTGGTTCTTCGTTGCCGTGGCCTTCGGTGCCTCGATATTCATCCTCTGGTGGCTCAGGAATCTTCGCGCCGACGAGCGCTGGACCGCCGCCAGCCTCGCCCTGATCCTGGGCGGCGCCATCGGCAATGTCATCGACCGCCTCTGGCATGGCCATGTGATTGATTTCCTGGATTTTCACTACGCTGGCTACCACTGGCCCGCCTTCAACGTGGCCGACGCCGCCATCACCGTTGGCGCCGTGGTACTGGTGGGGTACAGTCTGATGTTCGCGCGTGAGTCCGACGCCCCCGGCGCAGGAGGTCGATCATGATTGCCTACGGCAGCAAGGTGCGCATGCACTACACCATCGCCCTGGAAGACGGCATGGTGGCCGATACCACCGAGGGCGAGGCACCCTTCGAGTTCGTCATGGGTGCCGGCGACCTGGAGGAAGGCCTTGAACTGGCGCTGATCGGTCTCGAACCCGGCGACAAGCAGACCCTCACGCTCACCCCCGACCAGGCCTTCGGCTACCCCAGCCCCGCCGCCGTGCAGGACATGCCCCGGTCCGACTTCCCCCCGAACATGCAACTCAAGCCCGGCCTGATCGTCACCTTCTCCACCCCCACCGGCGACGAACTGCCCGGCACCATCATGGAAGTGGACAAGGACACCGTTAAGGTGGACTTCAACCACCCCCTGGCCGGCCACGAGATCACCTACTCGGTGGAGATCCTTGACGTGGGGACGGGGATGGCCCCTTAAAGGCAGTGGCTAGTCTCAAGTGGCAAGGCCCCCTCCCCAACCCTCCCCCGCAAACGGGAGAGGGGGGCTTTATTCCCTCTCCCTCAGGGAGAGGGTTAGGGTGAGGGTGGTTTCCCTTGCCACTTGAAACTCGCCACTAGCTACTGCTTTCAATATTCATTCCCGACCCCTTTAATGGGACAATAGCTACCCGTTCCAACACCACCGGTCATTTCCCATGCAAGTCATTCTCGCCAACCCCCGCGGCTTCTGCGCCGGCGTGGACCGCGCCATCGACATCGTTGAGCGTGCCCTCACCCTGTTTGGCAAACCCATCTACGTGCGACACGAGGTGGTGCACAACAAGTTCGTGGTGGAGGACCTCCGCAACAAGGGCGCGGTGTTCGTGGAGGAACTGGACGAGGTACCCGACGGCGCCACGGTGATCTTCAGCGCCCACGGCGTGGCGCGCAGCGTGGTCCAGGAGGCAGAACGGCGCGGCCTGCGGGTGTTCGACGCCACCTGCCCCCTGGTGACCAAGGTGCACATGGAAGTGGATCGCCATGCCCGGCGTGGCGAGGAAGTGATCCTCATCGGCCACGCCGGACACCCGGAGGTGGACGGCACCCTGGGTCAGTACGACCGCAGCCACGGCGGCGAGATGTACCTGGTTGAAACGGTTGAGGATGCCGAACGCATCCAGATCAGAAACCCGGATGCCCTGGCCTACGTCACCCAGACCACCCTGTCGGTGGATGACACCCTGGACATCATCGAGACACTGAAAAATCGATTCCCGAACATCCAGGGCCAGAAGCGGGATGACATCTGCTACGCCACCCAGAACCGCCAGGATGCCGTGAAGCAGCTGGCCTCGGAATGCGACCTGTTCCTGGTGGTGGGCTCACCCAACAGTTCCAACTCCAACCGGTTGCGGGAGATCGCCGAGAAGCTGGGCGTGGAGGCCTATCTGGTGGACAACGCCGGTCAGATCGAGGATCGGTGGCTGGAGGGCAAGACCCGGGTGGGTGTTACCGCCGGGGCATCTGCGCCAGAACTGCTGGTGCAGGAGGTGGTGGAACATCTCCGCGCTAATGGCATGAATACCGTCACCGAACACGGTGGCACGCGCGAGAACATCGTATTCAGCCTGCCCAAGGCTTTACGTTGAGCGTTCAGATCCGCGCCTCGATCATACCGACGAGGGCATTTCCGTTTCGAAAGGATTCAGGACCGTTACATGGCCGAGGGTCTGCCCATGCTGAAGATCCTCAGACAGCAGATACTGGCTGGCGGAGCGATTTGCGGCACCTACAATGAGGGCATCCCACCAGGACAGCCGATACCTGCTCTCAATATCCCAGGCCATCTCCAGCACGGCCGAATCGATTTGGATTGGCTGCCAGGAAATCAGATCCCTGATGTCCGCACTAGCCGATTCAGGGCTCATACCCGGAGTCAATCTGCGCGTAACGGCCTGGTAATACTCCTGCAACACCTGGTAACTCAACCGCCCCACTCCTTGAGTCCAAAGGACTCCTAACCAGTCAGCCGCCACCTTCTGTTTGAGTGGCTCGCTGCTGTCGCGCGCGTAAACAAGGACGTTCGTATCAACGAAGTACAGATCGGTCATAGAGCGCTTCCCTGGCAGGATACCTCTCTCCGGCTTTCTTTAACGCCTTGATAGGTCGCCTGGTGAATCGTTCATAAGCTGCCAGGCGATCCGATTCCTGCTCCCGTCGTTCCTGCAGGAGCCTTCCCACCAAACGAGACACACTCACACCGCGACGTGCGGCCTCAATCCTTGCCCAACGCGCCGTCTCTTCGTCCAGAGTGATGGTGACATTTTTCATGAACACAAAATTAGTGTTACACGAGGGCCGTGTCAATACATACGACCATGCAC containing:
- the ileS gene encoding isoleucine--tRNA ligase, whose amino-acid sequence is MTDYKDTLNLPQTEFPMRGNLAQREPEMLAHWEAAKRYRKLREVCAGRPRFVLADGPPYANGNIHIGHAVNKILKDIIVKSRTLAGFDAAYIPGWDCHGLPIELQVEKKIGKVGHEVDAAAFRKACREYALEQVDSQRQDFKRLGVLGDWEKPYLTMDYQVEADTVRALGRIIERGHLMKGEKPVHWCVDCGSALAEAEVEYEDKTSQAIDVRFRVEDELDLLRRCALDGDGEGPISVVIWTTTPWTLPANQAVCLHPELSYALVRVGDERLLLAEELVEPAMKRYGFSDARIIGRCQGAALEGALLHHPFLDRQVPVILGEHVTLEAGTGCVHTAPGHGQDDYIVGLRYGLAVDNPVGPDGKFLPGTEFFAGESVHQANGHVIEVLRERGALVLAEKLRHSYPHCWRHKTPIIFRATPQWFISMEQAELREQALKAIQQVQWVPQWGQARIEGMVSGRPDWCISRQRNWGVPIPLFVHLETGRLHPDTPALIEAVAQRIEAQGIEAWFSLDPQELLGKDAAAYQKVSDTLDVWFDSGVTHATVTDKRAELGLPADLYLEGSDQHRGWFQSSLLTSVAMRGTAPYKAVLTHGFTVDAQGQKMSKSKGNVVAPQKVVDTLGADILRLWVAATDYSAEMAVSDEILKRTADAYRRMRNTARFLLANLTGFDPARDMLAPGQMLPLDRWAVDQALKVQQKVTGAYEQYQFHQIYQRVHNFCSVELGSFYLDVIKDRQYTTKADSIARRSAQTAMYHIIEAMVRWLAPILSFTAEEIWQEIPGERNESVLFNTWYQGLFALDASEPMNEAFWATLLDVRQAVNREMEKLRAAKASSLDAEVDLYCEPALAETLEGLGEELRFVLITSYARVHGAASRPDDAVETPLEDGTSLWTRVTRSEHAKCPRCWHHREDIGASSDHPELCGRCVENVAGDGEQRRFA
- the lspA gene encoding signal peptidase II, which produces MLKWLWLSAAVIVLDQITKYVAERSLVLYAPVEITPFFNFTLVYNPGAAFSFLGDASGWQRWFFVAVAFGASIFILWWLRNLRADERWTAASLALILGGAIGNVIDRLWHGHVIDFLDFHYAGYHWPAFNVADAAITVGAVVLVGYSLMFARESDAPGAGGRS
- a CDS encoding FKBP-type peptidyl-prolyl cis-trans isomerase; translated protein: MIAYGSKVRMHYTIALEDGMVADTTEGEAPFEFVMGAGDLEEGLELALIGLEPGDKQTLTLTPDQAFGYPSPAAVQDMPRSDFPPNMQLKPGLIVTFSTPTGDELPGTIMEVDKDTVKVDFNHPLAGHEITYSVEILDVGTGMAP
- the ispH gene encoding 4-hydroxy-3-methylbut-2-enyl diphosphate reductase, with amino-acid sequence MQVILANPRGFCAGVDRAIDIVERALTLFGKPIYVRHEVVHNKFVVEDLRNKGAVFVEELDEVPDGATVIFSAHGVARSVVQEAERRGLRVFDATCPLVTKVHMEVDRHARRGEEVILIGHAGHPEVDGTLGQYDRSHGGEMYLVETVEDAERIQIRNPDALAYVTQTTLSVDDTLDIIETLKNRFPNIQGQKRDDICYATQNRQDAVKQLASECDLFLVVGSPNSSNSNRLREIAEKLGVEAYLVDNAGQIEDRWLEGKTRVGVTAGASAPELLVQEVVEHLRANGMNTVTEHGGTRENIVFSLPKALR
- a CDS encoding PIN domain-containing protein, translated to MTDLYFVDTNVLVYARDSSEPLKQKVAADWLGVLWTQGVGRLSYQVLQEYYQAVTRRLTPGMSPESASADIRDLISWQPIQIDSAVLEMAWDIESRYRLSWWDALIVGAANRSASQYLLSEDLQHGQTLGHVTVLNPFETEMPSSV